From the Paenibacillus tianjinensis genome, the window CGCTGAACATTGACGATCCCGGGTTCCCCGCTTGGCTTAAGGCACTGGAAGAGGCTGCCGGAACGCCAGTGACCACGTATGCCGAACTGCTTGACACGCTGCGCGCACGGGTTGAATTCTTCCATTACCACGGCTGCCGCCTGTCCGACCATGCGCTGGACGTGCTGCGTTACCGGGCCGGATCAGCCGCTGAAGCCCAGGCCATTTTCGCCAAAAGACTGGAGGGCGCTGAGCTGTCTCAAGAGGAAATTACACTATACCGCACGGAGCTGCTTACTGCGCTCATCGGCTTTTATCTCGATAAAGGCTGGACCATGCAGCTGCACATCCACGCGTACCGTAACAATAATACGCCGATGTTCCACAAGCTGGGGCCGGATACCGGTTACGACGGCATTAATGACCTGTCCATTACCGAAAGCCTTTCCAAGCTGTTAGACCGGGCCGAATGCGGATCAGGGTTGCCGAAGACGATCCTCTACTCGCTCAATCCGGGGGATTATCCAGCCCTGCTGGCTTTGATGGGCTGTTACCAGAAGGATACTGCAGGCAAAATGCAGCTCGGCTCCGGCTGGTGGTATAACGATACCCTCAGCGGTATGCGGCAGCAGCTTACCCTTCTTGCCGACAACAGCCTGCTGGGCAACTTCGTCGGCATGCTGACCGATTCCCGCAGCTTCCTCTCTTACACCCGCCACGAATATTTCCGCCGGGTGCTATGCGGCCTGATCGGAGAGCTTGCTGAACGCGGAGAAGCACCTGACGACATGGACCTGCTGGGACAACTGGTCCGGGATATCTCCTATAATAATGCCGCCGGTTATTTCGGATTTCCGTCTGCGGAATAAATAAAGGGGAGCAAGCATGCTGCCGACACTATATATTGCCGGGGATTCTACAGCCGCTTTAAAGGGTGCGGAGGCAAAACCGATGGCAAGGTGGGGTGAATATCTCCAGAAGCATTTCAGCCCGGACATTATCATCGACAACCGCGCCATCAACGGGCGGAGCACCAAGTCGTTTCTGGCAGAAGGTCGCCTGGCCGACATCGAGAAGGACTTCCGGCCGGGAGACTACCTGCTGATCCAGTTCGGACATAATGACGAGAAGCAGGAGGACCCTTTCCGGTACACTGACCCTGATACAGGGTACAAGCAGAATCTGCAGCAGTATATCGAATCTGCCCGCAGCAGGGCGGACATCCTGTCCTGCTGACCTCAGTCAGCCACCGCTTCACTGCGGAGGGTCAGCCCGATCCGCTGGCAGTCGGAGTCTATCCTGCGGCCATGCGTGCTGTGGCGGAGCTCACCGAAACCCCGCTCCTCGATATTTTCGCTGCCTCCCAGCAGCTGTACCGGACACTCGGCTTCGAGGGCTCGCAGCATTTATTCATGCATCTGCCGCCCGTACAGCATCCTAATTACCGGGACGGCATCACAGATGATACGCACTTCAGTACCGAAGGGGCCAAACGGATTGCTGAGCTTGTAGCCGTGGCCATCAGAGAATCCTCAGCCTTATCCGGGTTGCATCCGTTTCTACATTTGAATGCAAATACATAGTATAGATTGAGCCTGTGATTACATTCACACAATGAACTGAAATACCATGAACTGAAATACTATGGAACAGGAATTCAAATGGTAACGATGTACCGCATCCGTGCCGGACAATCGCATGTCAACTAATTTGCATCACTTAAAGGGGGACTCCATATCATGACCGTTCCGCTGCATCTCGGCATCCGCGCCCATGACTTTCCCCGGCATTACTTGCCGGAGCTGATCGGAAAGCTGAAGCACTACCGGTTCAGCCATATTCAGTTTTCGGTCCATAAATCCTTCCCGGAAAGTGTCCCTTCTCTCTCCTCGCTCAGTCCCGGTACGGCTGCTTATTTCGGCGAAAGCTTCCGTCAGGCCGGTATAAGGGTCGCTGTGCTCGGCTGCTATGTCAACATCGTCGACACGGATCCAGCCAAGCGGGCCCAGGCGCTTGATGATTTCTGCACCCATCTGCGCTTGGCGCGCGATTTCGGAGCCAGTCTGGTCGGGACGGAAACAGGCAGCGTAGGCAAGGGCTATACTCCGGACAATTTTACCGAAAATGCCTTTCAGGAGGTGGTCACTTCGGTAAGGGCGATGGTGGCCGAAGCGGAACGTTTCGGGGTAACGGTAGGCATTGAAGCGGGACAGAATCATCCCCTGCATACCGCACAGCTGACCAAAAGACTGCTGGAGCTCGTACCTTCCAATAATCTGCAGATTATCCTTGATTGTGCGAATCTGATGTCGCCGGACAATTATTTGCAGCAAGAGTCCGTTATTGCAGAGGCGCTGGAACTGCTGGGCGACCGGATTGCTGTCATCCACCTGAAGGATTTCACCGTTGAAGACGGCCGGATTGTTATCGTTCCCGTGGGCCAGGGTCAGCTGCAATTTGCACCTATTCTTCATTATATGAAATACAAAAGGCCGCATATTCAGGGACTTCTGGAGAGCACTACGGAGCCGTATATACAGGAAAGCGTGGATTTTCTGCACCGGCTGTATAACGAAGTATAGCGAGCGACTGTTTACGCACCTGATCAAAGAATCCAAGCACCTGCGAAAGCGCAGGTGCTTATTCGCGCTGACCTACTTTCGCAGTGCTATTTCCACCTCGTCCTGGCCTATTCCTTAATGAAAGGCCTGCTACCGATGTGTTCCTCAAGATTTTCATGTAAAATAGTAATAATGCCGGTAAGCATACTATGGCTGCATACCCTTTCAGATTATTTTGAGGAGGACGGGATTTGATTTCATGTATAGAAATGACTGGCCAATAAACTAAGCAGTTCACTGCTGATTCGTCTGCTTTCCCCTTACATATGTTAGTGAGTCGAGATCATGGGTACAATTATTACAAGTGTCATTATACAAAGGATAGGTGAAACCATGCATAATTTCGGATTCGCTCGTGTCGCTGCCGCTTCCCCTGAATTGCGGGTGGCCGACTGCGAGTTTAATGCAGCACAAATTATTGAAGTTATTAAGCAGGCGGACGGGCAGCAGGTGGAATACCTGGTACTGCCGGAGCTATGTATCACAGGATATACGTGTGCAGATCTGTTTCTGCAGCCCAAGCTGCTGGATTCGGCC encodes:
- a CDS encoding sugar phosphate isomerase/epimerase family protein; this encodes MTVPLHLGIRAHDFPRHYLPELIGKLKHYRFSHIQFSVHKSFPESVPSLSSLSPGTAAYFGESFRQAGIRVAVLGCYVNIVDTDPAKRAQALDDFCTHLRLARDFGASLVGTETGSVGKGYTPDNFTENAFQEVVTSVRAMVAEAERFGVTVGIEAGQNHPLHTAQLTKRLLELVPSNNLQIILDCANLMSPDNYLQQESVIAEALELLGDRIAVIHLKDFTVEDGRIVIVPVGQGQLQFAPILHYMKYKRPHIQGLLESTTEPYIQESVDFLHRLYNEV
- a CDS encoding GDSL-type esterase/lipase family protein; this encodes MLPTLYIAGDSTAALKGAEAKPMARWGEYLQKHFSPDIIIDNRAINGRSTKSFLAEGRLADIEKDFRPGDYLLIQFGHNDEKQEDPFRYTDPDTGYKQNLQQYIESARSRADILSC
- a CDS encoding SGNH/GDSL hydrolase family protein, which translates into the protein MRAVAELTETPLLDIFAASQQLYRTLGFEGSQHLFMHLPPVQHPNYRDGITDDTHFSTEGAKRIAELVAVAIRESSALSGLHPFLHLNANT
- the uxaC gene encoding glucuronate isomerase encodes the protein MFLNDDFLLTTEPARQLFHHYAKAMPIIDYHCHLDPREIYEDQPFNNLTAAWLYGDHYKWRLMRANGVPESHITGDASDYDKFLAWAKTLPKAVGNPLYSWTHLELRRFFGVSELLNEDSAPAIWEQVNRKLAEPEFTRRGLIRSSRVKTICTTDDPADSLVYHKLLKEAEKDFSVFPTFRPDKALNIDDPGFPAWLKALEEAAGTPVTTYAELLDTLRARVEFFHYHGCRLSDHALDVLRYRAGSAAEAQAIFAKRLEGAELSQEEITLYRTELLTALIGFYLDKGWTMQLHIHAYRNNNTPMFHKLGPDTGYDGINDLSITESLSKLLDRAECGSGLPKTILYSLNPGDYPALLALMGCYQKDTAGKMQLGSGWWYNDTLSGMRQQLTLLADNSLLGNFVGMLTDSRSFLSYTRHEYFRRVLCGLIGELAERGEAPDDMDLLGQLVRDISYNNAAGYFGFPSAE